The genomic window TTCTTTGACAGCTATATTCACTGTGACCTTGCCCTTATTTTTTTCACAGTATTCACTGTGACCTTGCCCTTGTATTTTGACTTTATCTACTGTGACCTTGCTCTTGTATTTTGTCTTTATCTACTGTGACCTTGTCCTTGTATTTTGTCTTTATCTACTGTGACCTTGCCCTTGTCTATATTGACTTTATCCACTGTGACCTTGTCCTTGTCTTTTGACTTTACCCACTGTGACCTTGCCTTTGCCATTTGACTTCATCCACTGTGACATTGCATTTGTTGTTAAACTTTATCCACTGTGACTGTGTGCTTGTCTTTGACAGTTAATATGCCACTGTGAACTTGCCCTTGTCTATATTGACTTTATTCACTGTGACCTTGCCCTTGTCATTTGACTTTATCCACTCTAAGCTTGCCCTTGTTTTTTGACAGTACCCTCTGTGGTTTACATTAGACTTCACACAATGGATGCAGCAGCAGCCAGATGTTACCAGGTTGATGGGGATGCTATGTGATCCCACCAGTCAGGCTCCTACTGATCTCATCTTCAAGGGTATCCAGTACCTGGTAAATATGTCATGTTCGCTTTCAGAGTTATTTGACTTTGTTGATACTGACTGATCTTGGTAAATTTCATCCAATTGTAAGATGACATTGTCCTCCGGTGATGGAGAATATGTCATGCAAGATCGTTTGACAAAGCACAAATGTATACTGTTACTTTATACATAAAGAACTAAATTTACAgtgaaattgtaaaatataattttttctgTTGTCACTTAAATTCACCGCTTTGTTACATTATTTACTTGCATGTCACCAATTTTTGATcttttctatataaatgtgtatctatatatacatgtgtatgttacatTCTGTATACAGGTGTCAGATGACTATGTAGGACTTGATCTCCTGAGCACACAGAGTGATGTGAGGGTATCAAACTTCAGGAAGATCAACATCAGCGGAATGTCGGTATATGGCATGGCTCAACCTGCTAGAGACgtaagtaataaaatatatcacaatgatCTTTTAGCTTAGCTCGGATataagttaaaatatatataatattctgtcTGCCAGGGACCATAATGTTCAGCTTTACCAGATACTTCAGGAAATGAACAATAAAGTTTGATGAATCTGCCTTCTAAATTACATCCTAACTACCTATTGGGTGCTATAATGACACCTGTATCAAGGATATATCTCTACATGCTAATCAGATTTGAGAATACATGTAGCACTGatgaaaacaaatatagataaattgtcACGTGCTTTTGATAAAAATCAATAACTACAGACTTGTGATGAGGTGAACATGTGGTTATCTTAACCTGAGAAAGAAGTATTGACCAAAATGTCATCAAAACGGTCTATTTGTTATTTCTATGTTAGGGTGTCACAAAAGTTTCTAACCACTTGTTGAGTAAAAAGGCTGGACATACGTTCCTGGCGATGATAAACCTACGGAATGATTGTACCCTGGAGTGTGATGGCACCACCTACAGTATTCGGCATGCTTCCTGTCTGGAGGACCCCATCTCCCACCCATACATGTCCCGACAGGAACTGGAGGTAATTAGTTCTCTGACATGTGGTTAGTTTGACTTACTGGTATGCTGACAAATGGTCAAAGTTTGACCCCTGCTGACAAAGTTTGACtcttgaaatattaaaaaaaaaaaacatgtaaattttagggaaaaaaatataaaagcaATTCTAAATGTTGGTGTGGATATGTGCACAAGAATGGTGCTGCTTCTCGCATTAACCTGGCTACTTGTACCACTGTACTGCAGCACCTACACATTTCACTTCTTGGTTAGCAAAGGAATATATAGCAAGTGTTCTACTAACTGTATTTATTTTGGCAATAATCCAATATATCTGTTAGTCCACCATATCTGGTAACAAATCCactcatgtctggtaataagtctaccaTGTCTGGTAACAAATCCActggtaataagtctaccaTGTCTGGTAACAAATCCACtcatgtctagtaataagccaatccatgtctggtaataagtctacccatgtctggtaataggcccacccatgtctggtaacaAATCctcccatgtctggtaataagccaacccatgtctggtaataggcccacccatgtctggtaataagcccaccgatgtatggtaataaacctgcccatgtctggtaataagccaagccatgtctggtaataagtctacccatgtctgttaataagtctaccatgtctggtaataagcccactcatgtctggtaataagcccacccatgtctggtaataagtcaacccatgtctggtaataagcccaccaatgtctggtaataagtccacccatgtctggtaataagtctaccatgtctggtaataagtccaccaatgtctggtaataagtctacccatgtctggtaataagccaagccatgtctggtaataagtctacccatgtctggtaataagtccaccaatgtctggtaataagtctacccatgtctggtaataagacAACCCATGTCTGGAACATGTAACAAGTCCACCCATGCCGGTAACAAGTCaacccatgtctggtgtaaCAAGTCAACCCATGTCTGGTGACAAGTCTACCTATATCATGTAACGTGATCATGGGATGATAGTTGTTCATGGCTACAAAGAAGGCAGTAAGGGCTTCTCTTGAATGTGCATGGCCATATAAAGAAAAGTCAACAATGTATCTCCAGCAGGCTAATGGTGGTCTGGATTGAGTTGCTAAGAATCATCTTTTAATGTAGTCTATCaaaatttgatcaaacttcacacagttACAAAGCACCATAATATCTCAACATGGGCCAGTTTCAGGGTtgtttggtcaaggtcaaggtcactgctaCTAGTTTAAGAATATTCAATGTCAGTACTGTACGTAGTAGCTTTATTCATTCCTTAAaggattttcatcaaacttcacacactTTTTAAGGACCATATAAACTTGGGACAAATTTCAGTTTCAGAGATGTTGGGGCAAGGTCAACAGTACGATCTATAGAAAATCATTGTCAGATTTCTAGAGGCTTCATGATTCCTTGAAGGATTTGGATCAAACTTCAGACACTTGTAAAGGATCATACCAGGATAATATAGTGGGGGCTGGTAGAGGGGGCATGTATTGCTTAAGCAATACTCAATTTGTTTGTTTCATCCGAATATTTTAATTGCAGACAACTGAAGAAAACCTCAAAAAAGAGATAAAGAATTCAGGAAACAGTGTGCTGGTAagtaatttttgtattttagcAAATTTTTTGGATTTGAGGGAGCAGATAAAAAGTGACCTTTGAATGCAGGTGATCGTCAACATTGTTACATTGATAGCTGAACAAAGGACCTTAGTAGacaggttgtgttatatacaggtgacctttatagggTATATAAGCCTAACCCTGACCCAGGTGTTGTAGACAGGACaggtctgtaggtcagtatgacctatagtcattgtGCTTTTTCTGCCATTGTCTGCCTttcgtaaacttttcacatttcaaactttttctcaagttccTCAAGTTCCACCAGCGGGGAATGAGCTCTTACTTGCTTGAAATGATCCtcagatggtcctgaccaagtgttaatattttgaaTTGGTAAATCCACGATGGCCGTCATCATTTTACTCCAGTTCCTCTGGTACCATTGAGCTTAAATTTGGTAGAAATGTTGCAGAAGGGGAGCCgataaaatgttgttatttttcggcctcgtaaaaacttggacatggcagccatggtgaCCATATTTTAACATGATTCAGCAGTCTTGGTCTTCTGACATATACCTTCACTTGTTCTTGCCAGGTTTACAATGATATATCGGATTCCCCTGTCCAGAAGGAGTTCTCTAGTATACTGACCCCGTCAGAGCTGGCTGATCAACAGAAGCTGCAGACTCTGGACATGATCTACCACCGGATACCACTACAGTATGACACTGCCCTGGAGGAGAAGGTACAGACAGCTCCGGGGTGAAATACACATACTGTCCCTGACATAACCTGTGATAGCGTTGTCTCACACATCTCACACCTGCTGTGAAAAATGTTGAAACATCATCTGATATTTAATTACTGTTCACCAGAAATAGAAATTTTATACCAAATTTGGATGCTTGAATATAAAAATTGATGTTTgtgtaaaaaacaaaatcaaaatggtACAAATGTTGTAAGGTCTTGGATCCTTGTCACCCAGGTATCAAACACCTCGATCTTCatctttaattttgtaaacCATGAGTAGATACTTGAGCACTGCAGGTTGATGACACTGAATGCTTCATAGAAAAGTGATATACATTTTCCCCATTTACTATATAATACTTATATTACTGTTTACTAGTCTAagagataatatatataaagccactgatttctttctcttttaattgtgttttttttatataaatcttttattttttgatgatttttcacataaaaacatacatacacatcatCCATACTCTCACATTGACACTTGATGATGACACCTGATGACATCTGATGATGACACTTGATGATGACATCTGATGACACCTGATGATGACAATCGATGATGGCACCTGATGATGACATCTGATGATGACATTTGATGATGACAATTGATGATGACATTTGATGACAATTGATGATGACATCTGATGATGACAATTGATGACAATTGATGATGACAATCGATGATGGCACCTGATGATGACAATTGCTGATGACACCTGATCAGATAGTCCTCACCTTGAGTGATAATAACAAATCTACCAAAGGAAAAGTACAAAACTGAGAAAATACACCTGGCTATTAACACCTAAATGTGTAGGAAATGTGAGAAAGCTAGTATTGCAGACAGAATAGTGTCTCGGTTTGTTTGTAGGACTTTGATGACCTGATGTCCATTGTGTGTGAGCATGGCTATGACTGTGATCCCAGTGCCAACACAGCCTTTGTATTCTTCTGTCGGACTGGAAAAAGTCGTACCACCACTGCCATGGCTATAGCCGGACTTATCCTCTGTCATATCAGGGTAGGTAATGGTCAATCTCTATCAATATACTGGACTTATCCTCTGTCATATCAGGGTAGGTAATGGTCACTCTCTACCATAATACTGGACTTATCCTCTGTCAtatcaaggtcaaggtaatgGTCACTCTCTACCATAATACTGGACTTATCCTCTGTCATATCAGGGTAGGTAATGGTCACTCTCTATCATAATACTGGACTTATCCTCTGTCATATCAGGGTAGGTAATGGTCACTCTCTACCATAATACTGGACTTATCCTCTGTCAtatcaaggtcaaggtaatgGTCACTCTCTACCATAATACTGGACTTATCCTCTGTCATATCAGGGTAGGTAATGGTCACTCTACCATAGTACTGGACTGATCCTCTGTCATGTCAGGGTAGGTAATGGTCAAACTCTATCATAATACTGGACTGATCCTCTGCCATATCAGGGTAGGTACTGGTCACACTCTACCATAATAGCTGGACTTATCCTCTGTCACATCAGGGTAGGTACTGGTCACTCTCTACCATAATACTGGACTTATCCTCTGTCATATCAGGGTAGGTAATGGTCACACTCTATCATAATACTGGACTTATCCTCTGTCATATCAGGGTAGGTAATGGTCCTCTCTATCATATACTGGACTTATCCTCGGTCTGATCCGGGTAGGTAATGGTCACTCTCTATCATAATACTGGACTTATCCTCTGTCTTATCAGGGTAGGTAATGGTCACACTCTATCATAATACTGGACTTATCCTCTGTCATATCAGGGTAGGTAATGGTCACTCTCTATCATAATACTGGACTTATCCTCTGTCATATCAGGGTAGGTAATGGTCACTCTCTACCATAATACTGGACTTATCCTCTGTCATATCAGGGTAGGTAATGGTCACTCTCTACCATAATACTGGACTTATCCTCTGTCATATCAGGGTAGGTAATGGTCACTCTCTATCATAATACTGGACTTATCCTCTGTCATATCAGGGTAGGTAATGGTCACTCTCTATCATAATACTGGACTTATCCTCTGTCATATCAGGGTAGGTAATGGTCACTCTCTATCATAATACTGGACTTATCCTCTGTCATATCAGGGTAGGTAATGGTCACTCTCTACCATAATACTGGACTTATCCTCTGTCATATCAGGGTAGGTAATGGTCACTCTACCACAATACTGGACTTATCCTCTGTCATATCAGGGTAGGTAATGGTCACTCTCTACCATAATACTGGACTTATCCTCTGTCATATCTGGGTAGGTAATGGTCACTCTCTACCATAATACTGGACTTTAAGTTTTGCAGTTTGCTGTGCTCCCACTAATAGTGATAGGACACTGATATTTTGATTgaaattttttggggggtcAACAtcaattatttgcaattaaattggaaaattaagtttttctcatacttttaacatgatttatttGAACTTTGCCTGAATCCTTTAGCTAAATTTCTGTTAAGACGATGGCAGGGGGCTTTCACAAACATTCTCAAATTgtaaaaattgaattttgattaTCTTTTTAGTGTTAAAAGGACATTTTTCTTTTCAGGGATTTCCAAAGGGAGCTAACCTTGGGGAGCAAGAACGGGTCTCTTGTCCAAACGCACAATACACAAAGGGAGACTTCATTGTAAGTTATATGTGGTGTGGTAAAAAAATGATGGTCATCACTAGTAACAGAGATTATATGTGGTACAGTTACAGAAGTAGTAATTATTACAAGGTAGCCTGCcatcaaaaatgaattaatacgATAAAGTTATAAAATCATTCCAAATTTGATATCttatagttacaatgtatctttaaaagctgacagtgcaagttaaaaagcttcAAATTGAAATTTTTGAAATACTGGAAGAAATTATTTCTGAATATACTGAaaccatatatgtatataatatttttgaaTATCGATTTAGTGCTGTTTAACTTTCACTGTTGACTTTAAATAAATTACTCATAGTGGTTCTATGATCATAAATTTTGTTGTACACTAAAATTTTACTGAATCATTGATGAAATGACACATgtgaaatgttgaaatattaaagcagtgaaaataatatatattatatgttgtaATATATTCCTCATTGCAAGTACAAAACATTCTGTAATATCTACATTGACAGTACGGTATACACTTTTGAATTTATGGTCAGGTGAACTATAGAAACCAAGGTTGACAAGCTAAATTACATGGTATCTTGTCTTTTTCAGATTGTCCAGAAGCTGATCCGCATGCTGCCAAACGGTCATCAAATCAAGAGGGAGGTAGATTTCATCCTCgatgaaatatttgaaactaTGTCCACAACCTTATTCCACCTGAGGGAAAACACTTTTGTCATCTACAATAAGGTAAGGAATTAGTCAGGTGAGATATGTAATTAACTATTATATATCTCCCATTGTCTGTTGTACCGTTGTCTAAATTCTGTTAATACAGATATTTCTAAAGGATTCTTCTGTTGAATAATAGGATCTAATCACACTGCTATACATCAATGATACTTCAGTACTTTATAAAAATGAGTTGAAGATTTCTtgacaatatcaatatttttttcactgaTTTCTTTTCTCTAACCTTGTGGATGGTGTAGACTTTAAATTTGTGACCTATGTTGaccttgtagatggtgtagACTTTGTGACCTAGCTATGTTGACCTTGTAGATAGTGTAGACTTTGTGACCTATGTTGACCTTGTAGATAGTGTATACTTTGTGATCTGTGTTGACCCCGTGGATGGTGTAGACTTTATGACCTATGTTGACATCGTGGATGGTGTAGACTTTGTGACCTATGTTGACCTTGTGGATGGTGTAGACTTTGTTAACCTATGTTGACCTTGTGGATGGTGTAGACTTTTTGATCTGTGTTAACCCCATGGATAGTGTAGACTTTGTTACCTATATAGACCTTGTGGATGGTGTAGACTTTGTGACCTATGTTGACCTTGTGGATGGTATAGACTTTGTAACCTATGTTGACCTTGTGGATGGTATAGACTTTGTGACCTGTGTTTATATTATGACCTGACCTGCGTTGACCTTAATTGTGGCCTGTATTGACCTTTTGTGTgatttttacatgtttacagATTAAAAATGCTAAGACTGAGGCGAGCAGACAGTCCCTGAAGCGTCAAAGCCTTGACTACTTAGAGAGATACATTTATCTCATCCTCTTCAATGCATATTTACACTAAGATTTCTtgacaatatcaatatttttttcactgaTTTCTTTTCTCTAACCAGATAGTGTAAAAGAAGTAATTTTACACACAGAATTAAATGAACCATAAGTTTCATTTCCTTGGTGATACTGTTTCTTTTTGAAATCTTATTTTGACCTTATGACCCATGTTGACCTTGTGGATGGTGTAGACATTGTGATCTGTGTTGACCTTGTACATGTAGATGGTGTAGACTTTGTGACCTACATAGACCATGTAGATGGTGTAGACTTTGTGACCTGTGTTGACCTTGTAGAGTGTGTAGACTTTGTGACCCATGTTGACCTTGTGGATGGTGTAGACTTTGTGACCTTTGTTGaccttgtagatggtgtagACTTTGTGACATGTGTTGACCTTGTGGATGGTGTAGACTTTGTGACCTGTGTTGACCTTGTGGATGGTGTAGACTTTGTGACCTGTGTTGACCTTGTGGATGGTGTAGACTTTGTGACCTATGTTGACCTTGTGGATGGTGTAGACTTTGTGACCTGTATTGACCTTGTGGATGGTGTAGACTTTGTGACCTAGTTGTGTTGACCTTGTGGATGGTGTAGACTTTGTGACCTATGTTGACCTTGTGGATGGTGTAGACTTTGTGACCTGTGTTGACCTTGTGGATGGTGTAGACTTTGTGACCTATGTTGACCTTGTGGATGGTATAGACTTTGTGACCTGTGTTTACATTATGACCTGACCTGCATTGACCTTAATTGTGGCCTGTATTGACCTTTTGTGTgatttttacatgtttacagATAAAAAATGCTAAGACTGAGGCAAGCAGACAGTCCCTGAAGCGTCAAAGCCTTGACTACTTAGAGAGATACATTTATCTCATCCTCTTCAATGCATATTTACACTACGACAAGAAAAATCAATGGCAGCGACCTTTCAGCAAATGGATGAAAGAGGTATCACGCTGTCTCACAttataaacacaaaaacataaaattaattGTGAAAGAAATAAGATTGTTCATCCCTTGAAAATATTGCATTCTACGATGTATGTATTAATGCAAGGTCTTCTGACTCTAATGTGTTTCTATTATATATGCCATCTGTAGTAAGTATGTAATTGTCTAAAACATCCTCTTTTGAAAAGTGTATGTACTTGAATTGGCATTTAAGCTTAATTGTCTGAGGATTGCCTCAATCCTGTTTTTAAGCAATTGATACTTCTTTGGCTTTAATTATGATCATAACTTTCTCAAGTGGCATCAGTGCAAAAAGTAGCTAGCTTTGTTTGTTAAAGATTTTGATATCCGTATTTATTCATCTTGTTGAAAGAATATATGAATCAGAAGAAGTGTATTGTTTAATACTCTGATTTTAATATTGCAGACAACATCGTAGATTTGCTGAGTTGATCACATTTATCTTCATCAACATTTCGCCCCCTTTTTTTTGTAGGTCGCAGCCCTTGCTGGAGTTTATAAACTGTTGAACAACCTAGGATTTTATGACTTTGACAAAATGCCAACATCATTCAAAATGATGAAGGAGAGATGGAGTCATCGGGGACAAGCCTTACCTTTCCATGGTGTGTTTTCCTGAAGGTCATGTCTCAAAGTTAGTGACACAGTGTAGATCTCAAGGTCACATTTCTAATGTCATCGTCAAGGTCACACTCCCACCGTGCAGGAGTTTACACCTAAAGGTTGTGTTTCAAGTTACTATTGTTCTGTGTCAACATTGGGGATGATGCAAAAGACTTGATGTGTTAATGTGTCCTGGTGCCATAGTCAGTCTTGGTGCCAATGTGATTGGGGCCTATGGACTCAGCATATCGTGGAACCAGATTTCAAGCTGGGTTTGGCAGGGGACTTCAGGTACTGTATTGTACCTAAAGTGTCTCAACGTCCTGTTGTTCGAACAGCAATTAGATTTGTAAGCATTTCTATGGTGGAATTATAATACCAAGCAAAGAGTAGATGCGTGCTGTATAAAACTCCTACTGACCACCCAGACCGAGTGATTTACCAATAGTGGCGTGTATAATGGCCATAAGCCTGATCAGACCATGGAAGGCTGTAAATTAGATCACTCTGGTTTACTTGGTAACAAGTACTAACACTAAGTTTTTATACTAATCGTAATTGTCACTTTACATCTAGTCTGAGTAATTGAAGTGTCTAGACTGTGAGTAATTAATGTATTTGAAAATCTGCATGTAGGTTTACAAAACTAGATATTTTATCTCATACagtattttgttttcagttttgagAGAGAGAAAATGTGTTGATGATTCTTATTTATTCAATTCTTTTGTATTGATAATATGTATAACAAAagagatttgttttgtttttgtttaacgtcctattaacagccagggtcatttaaggacatgccaggttttggaggtggaggaaagccaccggcctatggtcagtaccaggcaactgtcctACGAAGGTTTggaactcacaacccagaggtggagggctagtgataaccTCCATATTGAAATTTCTGTTTTCTTATGACTTCAAAGTGTCTGTAGGAGCTGTCTCATTGTTTAGATTTCAGACTGGAGTGGATACAGTTAGGGTGGATACAGTTAGGGTGGATACAGTTAGAGTGGATACACTTAGAGTGGATACAGTTAGAGTGGATACACTTAAAGTGGATACAGTTAGAGTGGATACACTTAGAGTGGACACAGGCTGGATACAGTTAGGTTGGATACAGTTAGGGTGGATACAGTTAGAGTGGATACAGTTAGGGTGGATACAGTTAGGGTGGATACAGTTAGAGTGGATAGAGTTAGAGTGGATACAGttacagtggatacagttaggGTGGATACAGTTAGAGTGGATACAGTTAGAGTGGATACAGTTAGGGTGGATACAGTTAGGGTGGATACAGTTAGAGTGGATACAGTTAGGGTGGATACAGTTAGAGTGGATACAGTTAGAGTGGATACAGTTAAGGTGGATACAGTTAGAGTGGATACAGTTAGGGTGGATACAGTTAGAGTGGATACAGTTAGGGTGGATACAGTTAGAGTGGATACAGTTAGGGTGGATACAGTTAGAGTGGATACAGTTAGGGTGGATACAGTTAGAGTGGATACAGTTAGGGTGGATACAGTTAGGGTGGATACAGTTAGAGTGGATACAGTTACGGTTGATACAGTTAAGGTGGATACAGTTAGGGTGGATACAGTTAGAGTGGATACAGTTAGGGTTGATACAGTTAGGTTGGATACAGTTAGAGTGGATACAGTTAGGGTGGATACAGTTAGGGTGGATACAGTTAGAGTGGATACAGTTAGGGTGGATACACTTAGAGTGGATACACTTAGAGTGGATACAGTTAGAGTGGATACAGTTAGGTGGATACAGTTAGAGTGGATACAGTTAGAGTGGATACAGTTAGGGTGGATACAGTTAGAGTGGATACAGTTAGAGTGGATACAGTTAGGGTTGATACAGTTAGAGTGAATACAGTTAGGGTGGATGTAGTTAGGGTGGATACAGTTAAGGTGGATACAGTTAGAGTGGATACAGTTAAGGTGGATACAGTTAGAGTGGATACAGTTAGGGTGGATGCAGTTAAGGTGGATACAGTTAGGATGGATACAGTTAGAGTGGATACAGTTAGGGAGGATACAGTTAGAGTGGATGCAGTTAGAGTGGATACAGTTAGAGTGGATACAGTTAGGGTCGATACAGTTAGGGTGGATACAGTTAGAGTGGATATAGTTAGGGTGGATACAGTTAGGCTGGATACAGTTAGGGTGGATACAGCTAGAGTGGATACAGTTAGGGTTGATACAGTAAGAGTGGTTACAGTTAAGGTGGATACAGTTAGGATGGATACAGTTAGGATGGATACAGTTAGAGTGGTTACAGTTAAGGTGGATACAGTTAGAGTGGATACAGTTAGGGTGGATACAGTTAGAGTGGATACAGTTAGGGTGGATACAGTTAGAGTGGATACAGTTACGGTTGATACAGTTAGAGTGAATACAGTTATGGTGGATACAGTTAGGGTGGATACAGTTAGAGTGGATACAGTTAGAATGGATACAGTTAGAGTGGATACAGTTAGAGTGGATACAGTTATGGTGGATACAGTTAGGGTGGATACAGTTAAGGTGGATACAGTTAGAGTGGATACAGTTAGAGTGGATACAGTTAGGATGGATACAGTTAAGGTGGATACAGCTAGAGTGGATACAGCTAGAGTGGATACAGTTAGAGTGGATACAGTTAGAGTGGATACAGTTAGGGTAGATACAGATGTGGTTAAAAGCTCAGTTAGTGTGACAAACTCTGCTTTACAAATGTTAATCTTACTGGTGCAAATACTTTGAAATTCATTATACAACAGCCATTAGGGTTTACCCTGTAATTTTGTTATGCAGGGTCACAGGGACTCACATATGTGAAATCCAAGAGTccaatgacattttaaaattcacaaaatCATGGTAAAGCAGTTTCAGCATCCAGGTTGGTCATCAGGTATAACAATGTTGCCTAAAGTAATgaaatacaaacacaataaaacactAGTGTCAATTGAAATAAACTGTTATTTCTTCATTGTATGGCAGATTTTAGAATTACAAAGCATATCTCCAGGATGCACAGACATTTGGGAGCCCTTATGTTTTTTCCATGTTTAAGATGCAGGAAACCTGCATCAGGAAAAACCCTGTAGCCATCTTTGAAATGGTACCATTGTCCCCACGAGAGTCTCTGTATTATAGGTGACTTGTAGGGACCGATGAAATGGTACCATTGTCCCCACGAGAGTCTCTGTATTATAGGTGACTTGTAGGGACCGCTGAAATGGTACGATTGTCCCCACGAGAGTCGCTGTATTATAGGTGACTTGTAGGGACCGCTGAAATGGTACGTATACGATTGTCCCCACGA from Pecten maximus chromosome 1, xPecMax1.1, whole genome shotgun sequence includes these protein-coding regions:
- the LOC117335464 gene encoding paladin-like; the encoded protein is MGSGASTLTPPSSPELNSYSRRSPKSGDKAHQGRNFVRTNEVAPIIIRDCREEFQHVTDFKDPIVLGSIADNMPEHPLIKGKYFLVRDVNDKMDKTSSMEHYRTPNLHKVNLPFSVYACGQPTERGLSKLLNYLAQDEPTEIFLFNMREEPVLFVDNGIDMVPFSIRDQDNLNNLVIFGRSPTEADEAEARVRKEVIDLAIMNEENKFYFYNDLENMQREPHEMHIQYEDKLLVSEEVYARHILCSQCVRYQRLCFPYSGAPRYQDVDAFLNVFKQSSKYLEKSSTYKPAMLVTCQTGMGRSTTAMVMGCLMAAHKTGFPPETRGKHSQKASYDKGDYRAVQRLVKLLPNGQTIRNQVDAVIDACSELYNLRSEILKCKHNLESIKTDYVLDNKSARETLYRQCCDYLERYVFLIVFNAYLTEQYPLWFTLDFTQWMQQQPDVTRLMGMLCDPTSQAPTDLIFKGIQYLVSDDYVGLDLLSTQSDVRVSNFRKINISGMSVYGMAQPARDGVTKVSNHLLSKKAGHTFLAMINLRNDCTLECDGTTYSIRHASCLEDPISHPYMSRQELETTEENLKKEIKNSGNSVLVYNDISDSPVQKEFSSILTPSELADQQKLQTLDMIYHRIPLQYDTALEEKDFDDLMSIVCEHGYDCDPSANTAFVFFCRTGKSRTTTAMAIAGLILCHIRGFPKGANLGEQERVSCPNAQYTKGDFIIVQKLIRMLPNGHQIKREVDFILDEIFETMSTTLFHLRENTFVIYNKIKNAKTEASRQSLKRQSLDYLERYIYLILFNAYLHYDKKNQWQRPFSKWMKEVAALAGVYKLLNNLGFYDFDKMPTSFKMMKERWSHRGQALPFHGVFS